A window from Littorina saxatilis isolate snail1 linkage group LG9, US_GU_Lsax_2.0, whole genome shotgun sequence encodes these proteins:
- the LOC138976900 gene encoding serine-rich adhesin for platelets-like: MRKSESEGAKDPPVQTNTAGNPNPTSPGQGKENLRSDYHACVSNTGPPASLLQQKLAQRVVRTELGGSFLGHSHLRRIQLLLDQGGSKSHYSPALKSSHSAADNASAENHQTSQLPGKALSFRRTNGRSEVEGIAQEESDTDGTADSQDASSETLESAGVACAGQVSASDTSPLPPVTCDPKNKVGASTIPARANRLSCEVENKHLSKVDNAPIEHESSEDGVLLLSTDDSDVAGDHSKLKETFTFRRDRSRMHLEISNSETTTENSSDSADSLQKQQIRPRRKVSLQEVISALTRSDESDADDSADYLDAEGSLSPLEQPSYRSKSSRDTQRRKFSSKSLQSSSKSLQASSSILQSSSSSRVLSSRKDFQTSSGVSHELSKVSQPSKKSGRVDETKEKNIYVRLKKRFGIVEQTEHNASQPAPDHNKRSCNESPDRSFDLDEDQGVTDVVADDSLRVCEAEESQKFSSPLSKISNASEGSQSTLKQGGSSNVNTKPNQDGRSLDDTRNPNIYMRLKKRFGLLKQTLDSEKKPAVDQWVEKSSRWGKYRNFESDSSEGARTVAREDPPEVVEVEESEEFLSPLSQVSKPSNTAQSSPTVGRRAGNGMYPHPKKRLFDFDSGRQANTEKSPSSSSHQSAIRENRGAPCTDFPAKSKDLSHTGFSSASFFRKKPVQASNSTKNVSPKLKKSKVIVISSDSDFPEDALPISRSGISGSGPLEGRTGIREGSGSDSDDVLLSEVKRSVVEDRENEKCTRGRQKTARPTDSGDKHIRIRIKTELKEKTQRKEKGAEKYRQENFSKSKFSAHSQAKDEVLDISDIPLGRLKQSVTKPSKTDTTETSESDDVQIAQASLNGKAGQKPHCTLLKMKRKKSKVLATVRRAESETRFSPFSMSPPVSPVVKKSAKQCQQALTGKRQFSEIGARHLEKSVYSLSESTEEDEAVPTRNHKFKPIFPKQITSSIGMNSFTNGVHHNLWDHSSSDTESVTMSDDGSSVSGELRTLTEEHAGLPSSMPWRAVPYRGETLKYPVIKLVDVQPPPDALHSRKETSSASTKGRNVFEFLQSSAKIETEGQQLNEGGVGSDHTDSDSSPVTVKSSVSSPLSVSPQKRRILSCTECRNIIDMLQPATLDASRTELKKQRTVKKIAPKLCTTLKLRKQPSPNKSPSSSEMEWAVVSQDSDWTADDLHHDDSIANEESLSSRMSKKKAKSRKRKAPSGSSSDEDDQPLKKRRSPAVRRSDKDSSSSSEEDFEEQPPVKKIKKRKVMVESSDDDDAPLKPRDITAKVHGKAETDSDRDDATPLKIKKAARGRKTRVQLESSDEEDVPLKPKSARTETKDESAEEDSEEDVASEGDNDNATPVKRKVSPKVAKLTSESSCDDDSPVKVNRKKSKPDDDQQDSDLDTSSLSSDGENEAPVQTPQRFGPNIETKTRESEENGKQKTKSKQDTAPSTDKGETPYLKRLRVICRKVGIFVRNDIHFLGCTTDNQKIERLKEALKKAGMKGQPSLSKVDSVNLKREAEALDTTNIIETQGRPKRQPKDVFTRTHSPKKLLTPIKEQFSRIRDLISDSDSD; the protein is encoded by the exons atgcggaaaagcgaaagtgaggGAGCGAAA GATCCACcagtacagacaaacacagcAGGAAACCCAAACCCTACTTCACCCGGGCAAGGCAAAGAAAATCTTCGCAGTGACTATCATGCATGTGTGTCAAACACTGGCCCCCCTGCTTCATTACTGCAGCAGAAGCTTGCCCAGAGAGTTGTTCGGACTGAACTGGGTGGCTCTTTCCTTGGTCACAGTCATTTGAGAAGAATCCAACTGTTACTGGACCAGGGTGGCAGTAAGAGTCATTATTCCCCAGCGTTGAAAAGCTCTCATTCTGCAGCAGACAATGCCTCGGCAGAGAATCATCAAACGTCGCAGCTGCCTGGGAAAGCACTTTCTTTTCGGAGAACGAATGGACGTTCCGAAGTCGAGGGTATCGCTCAAGAAGAAAGTGACACTGATGGGACAGCAGATAGTCAAGATGCCAGCAGTGAAACTTTAGAGTCTGCAGGGGTGGCCTGTGCTGGGCAGGTTTCAGCTTCAGACActtcccctcttcctcctgtGACTTGTGATCCAAAAAACAAAGTTGGTGCTTCCACCATCCCAGCTCGGGCAAATCGTTTGTCCTGCGAGGTTGAGAACAAGCACCTCTCCAAGGTTGACAATGCTCCTATAGAGCATGAATCCTCAGAGGATGGGGTTCTGCTTCTCTCCACCGATGACTCTGACGTGGCTGGAGATCATTCAAAATTAAAGGAAACATTCACTTTCAGAAGAGACAGAAGCAGGATGCACCTGGAAATATCAAATTCTGAAACTACCACTGAAAATTCCTCCGATTCAGCTGATTCCCTACAGAAGCAACAGATCAGACCCAGGAGAAAAGTTTCTCTGCAGGAAGTGATATCAGCATTGACACGGTCCGATGAAAGTGACGCTGATGACTCTGCCGATTATTTGGACGCAGAAGGCTCTTTATCTCCACTTGAACAGCCTTCTTATCGTTCAAAGTCTTCCAGAGATACACAAAGGCGAAAGTTTTCTTCCAAAAGTTTGCAGTCTTCTTCCAAAAGTTTACAGGCTTCTTCAAGTATTCTGCAGTCTTCTTCCAGTTCCAGGGTTTTATCATCTCGTAAAGATTTCCAAACTTCATCAGGAGTTTCACATGAATTGTCCAAAGTTTCACAGCCCTCTAAAAAATCTGGGCGTGTGGacgagacgaaagagaaaaacaTTTACGTTAGGCTGAAAAAGAGATTCGGCATTGTGGAGCAGACAGAGCACAATGCCAGCCAGCCAGCTCCTGACCATAACAAAAGAAGCTGCAATGAGAGCCCTGACAGGAGCTTTGATTTAGATGAAGATCAAGGTGTTACGGATGTTGTAGCAGATGATTCGTTAAGAGTGTGTGAAGCAGAAGAATCACAGAAATTCTCGTCTCCTTTGTCCAAGATTTCAAACGCTTCAGAAGGCTCACAGTCCACTCTAAAACAGGGCGGGTCATCGAATGTCAACACAAAACCTAACCAAGATGGAAGGTCATTGGATGATACAAGAAACCCAAACATTTACATGCGGTTGAAAAAGAGGTTTGGCCTCCTAAAACAGACCCTGGACTCTGAGAAAAAACCAGCCGTTGACCAGTGGGTAGAAAAGAGCAGTCGCTGGGGGAAATACAGAAACTTTGAATCAGACAGTTCAGAAGGTGCAAGGACTGTCGCAAGAGAGGACCCTCCAGAAGTGGTTGAAGTTGAAGAATCGGAGGAGTTTTTGTCTCCTTTGTCACAGGTTTCAAAACCATCCAACACCGCTCAAAGTTCACCGACAGTTGGTAGGCGTGCAGGTAACGGTATGTACCCTCACCCGAAAAAAAGGCTGTTTGACTTTGACTCTGGTAGGCAAGCAAACACGGAAAAATCCCCCTCCAGTTCAAGCCATCAATCAGCCATCAGAGAAAACAGGGGTGCACCTTGTACAGATTTTCCTGCCAAATCAAAAGACTTGTCACACACTGGGTTCTCGTCTGCTAGCTTTTTCAGGAAGAAACCTGTACAGGCTAGCAATTCAACGAAGAATGTTTCTCCAAAGTTGAAGAAAAGCAAGGTAATAGTCATTAGTTCAGactcagattttcctgaggatGCTCTACCTATTTCAAGATCTGGAATTTCTGGAAGTGGACCTCTCGAGGGAAGAACTGGTATAAGAGAGGGAAGCGGTTCGGATTCAGATGATGTTTTATTGTCAGAAGTGAAAAGAAGTGTGGTTGAAGATAGAGAAAATGAGAAGTGCACGAGAGGAAGGCAGAAAACTGCAAGACCAACCGACTCTGGTGACAAGCACATTAGAATCAGAATCAAAACAGAATTGAAagagaagacacagagaaaagaaaagggagCAGAAAAATACAGACAAGAGAATTTTAGCAAGAGCAAGTTTTCTGCTCACAGTCAGGCAAAAGATGAAGTGTTGGACATTAGTGATATACCACTTGGACGTCTGAAACAATCAGTTACCAAACCAAGCAAAACAGACACAACAGAAACCTCAGAATCTGATGATGTACAGATTGCACAAGCTTCATTGAATGGTAAAGCTGGACAGAAACCTCACTGTACGTTACTGAAAATGAAGCGAAAGAAAAGTAAAGTTTTAGCGACGGTGAGAAGGGCAGAATCTGAAACAAGATTTTCACCATTTTCTATGTCCCCTCCTGTGTCACCGGTGGTGAAGAAAAGTGCTAAGCAGTGTCAGCAAGCCTTGACAGGAAAACGCCAATTCTCAGAGATAGGTGCTAGACATCTTGAGAAGTCTGTGTACTCTTTGTCTGAAAGCACAGAAGAGGATGAAGCTGTCCCAACACGAAACCACAAGTTCAAACCCATATTCCCAAAACAGATTACTTCCAGCATAGGAATGAATTCTTTCACAAATGGCGTTCACCACAATCTGTGGGATCATTCATCGTCGGATACGGAAAGTGTTACTATGAGTGATGATGGGAGCTCTGTTTCGGGAGAACTAAGAACATTGACTGAAGAGCATGCAGGACTGCCGAGTTCTATGCCATGGAGAGCTGTCCCCTACAGGGGTGAGACTCTCAAATACCCTGTGATAAAACTTGTTGATGTACAACCTCCGCCTGACGCATTGCACAGTAGAAAAGAGACCTCTTCCGCATCCACAAAGGGGAGAAATGTTTTCGAGTTTTTGCAGTCCAGTGCTAAAATAGAAACAGAGGGACAGCAACTGAACGAAGGTGGGGTGGGAAGTGACCACACTGACAGTGATAGCTCACCTGTAACGGTGAAATCATCAGTATCATCCCCTTTGTCAGTATCACCACAGAAACGTAGAATTCTTAGTTGCACTGAATGTAGAAACATCATCGACATGCTGCAACCCGCTACGCTGGATGCGTCCAGAACAGAGTTGAAGAAACAGCGGACTGTGAAGAAAATTGCTCCCAAACTTTGCACCACACTAAAGTTAAGGAAGCAGCCATCGCCGAACAAATCCCCGAGTTCGTCTGAAATGGAGTGGGCGGTTGTGAGCCAGGATTCTGATTGGACTGCAGATGACCTGCACCACGATGATTCCATTGCGAACGAAGAGTCACTGAGCTCAAGGATGTCGAAAAAG AAGGCCAAATCAAGGAAGAGGAAAGCTCCATCAGGCTCATCATCAGACGAAGATGATCAGCCGTTGAAGAAAAGGCGCTCACCGGCTGTCAGAAGATCAGACAAAGACAGCTCTTCTTCCTCGGAGGAAGATTTTGAAGAACAACCACCAGTAAAA AAGATAAAGAAGAGGAAAGTTATGGTGGAATCCTCGGATGACGATGATGCACCGCTGAAGCCCAGAGACATAACAGCAAAGGTGCATGGTAAAGCTGAGACTGATTCTGACAGGGATGACGCAACGCCACTGAAAATAAAG AAGGCAGCCAGAGGCAGAAAAACAAGAGTGCAGCTGGAATCTTCTGACGAGGAGGATGTCCCATTGAAACCCAAGTCTGCCCGAACCGAGACTAAAGATGAAAGCGCGGAGGAGGACAGTGAAGAAGATGTTGCATCCGagggagacaatgacaatgccaCCCCAGTAAAGAGAAAG GTGTCGCCAAAAGTAGCCAAGCTGACATCTGAATCTTCTTGCGACGATGACTCTCCCGTAAAAGTTAACAGGAAGAAGTCAAAGCCAGACGACGACCAACAAGACAGTGACCTTGACACCAGCAGTCTGTCGTCGGACGGTGAGAATGAGGCTCCAGTGCAGACCCCTCAGCGATTTGGTCCCAACATCGAGACAAAAACACGGGAATCAGAGGAGAATGGAAAACAG AAAACAAAGAGCAAGCAAGACACAGCACCCAGCACAGACAAGGGAGAGACTCCTTACCTCAAGAGGCTCAGAGTTATCTGCAGGAAAGTCGGAATTTTTGTGCGCAACGACATCCACTTTTTGGGCTGCACAACAGACAATCAGAAGATTGAGCGTCTCAAGGAAGCGCTCAAGAAAGCTGGCATGAAAG